The following coding sequences lie in one Epinephelus lanceolatus isolate andai-2023 chromosome 24, ASM4190304v1, whole genome shotgun sequence genomic window:
- the LOC144461894 gene encoding cytolytic toxin-beta-like has translation MATCVDEEQPYPDHPDRFHYWPQLLCRTGLTGRCYWEVEWRGNVSLAVTYKRIGRRGERSKCRFGENDLSWRLGCSDDGDYYVSHNNKGTSIPSSSSVSGRIAVYVDCPAGTLSFFRVSSDTLIHLYTFNTTFTEPLYPGFGVWFGVKSYGSSLSLCSL, from the coding sequence ATGGCGACATGTGTGGATGAGGAGCAGCCGTACCCTGATCATCCAGACAGATTTCACTACTGGCCTCAGCTGCTGTGTAGAACTGGTCTGACTGGTCGCTGTTACTGGGAGGTTGAATGGAGGGGAAATGTGTCTTTAGCAGTGACTTACAAACGAATCggcaggagaggagaaagatCTAAATGCAGGTTTGGAGAAAATGATCTCTCCTGGAGACTGGGTTGCTCCGATGATGGAGATTACTATGTCTCTCATAATAACAAAGGGAcatccatcccctcctcctcctctgtctctggtaGAATAGCAGTGTATGTGGACTGTCCTGCTGGCACTCTGTCCTTCTTCAGagtctcctctgacacactgatCCACCTCTACACCTTCAACACCACATTCACTGAACCTCTTTATCCTGGGTTTGGAGTCTGGTTTGGAGTCAAATCATATGGTTCCTCAttgtctctgtgttctctgtag